CGCGGTCCTCACGCCGATACACCGCGTCGAGCTTGCAGATCACGATGTGCCCCTCGGCGAAGGAGAAGTCGATCTCGATCTCGACTGCGATCGGCTGCAGCTGAGCCCACTCGCTGCGCTCGAAGATCTCGCGCAGCGATGCCAGCGCCACCTCGTCACCGGCGTTCGCGCCGCCCATCGGCACGGTCTCGGCTCCAGCATCCGCATCTTCGTCGATCTCCCACAGCGCGCTCTCCGCCGCCGATCCTGCCCCGACCAGCCCGGAGCGGTGCTCGACCCAGGCGTGGAAGAGGGTGCCGATACGGGTCTGCGTGTACGGGCGCTCCGGCATCGGCCGGCCCAGATCGCGCAGGGTGCCGCGGTAGTCGGTGACCCAGTCCTTGAACCTCGATGCGGGCACCCGGGTGGGAGCCTCCGCCCCAGCCCCGCGCAGACGCTCGGCTCGCTCGATGAGCAGTCGCTCCAGCTGCGGACTCGGCACCGGTGGCCCGGCCGCCGCCATCGCAGCCCGCACCGCGTCAGCGGCCGCCATGACCCGACGGCGCCTGCCGCCCAGCGGATCCAGTGGCCAGGATGCGGTCAGGCCCGGCCCGTCGTAGGGGTTCTCGTCCGGATCCACCGAACCGATCTCGTCGAGCCCGAGCACCTCGATCGCATCCTGCAGGTACGGGCTCGCCTTGCGCGGCTTGACCTGCCCCGCCCAGTGCGCGCCCGACAGCAGCAGATCGCGGCGAGCACGGGTCACGGCGACGTAGGCAAGCCGACGCTCCTCCTGCTTCTGATAATCGCGGTACTCATCCCTGAAGCGCCGCAGCGCACCGCCGTGCGGGAACGCCTTGGTCACCCCCGCAGCGAGCGCGCTCAGCGCCGCCTTGTGCCGCGCGGCGGGGTCGCCTCCTGCGGCATCCATCTCGGCCTGCGGATCCCACCGGAACTCCGGCAGCGCATCCCGGTCGCCGCGCAGCGCGAAAGGGACGACGCCGAAGCCGAACCAGCCGGAGGTGTCGCTGATCCGACCGGGGAGTTCGTCCTCCACTAACCGGACGACTGATACCGCATCCCACTCCAAGCCCTTCGAGCCGTGGATGGTGAGCAGCTGCACCACGCCCGGCTCCGGCGGCTCCGGACGGGGCATGAGTTCGTCGGTGCTCTCGGCCTTGTCGAGCCAGGCCAGCAGGCTGGCGATCGTGCCGCGATCGTCGGCGCTGAGAAAGGCGCGCACCTCGTCGGTGAACGCACGCAGCTGCGTGGCCGCCACGCGCGCGGGCCCGCGCGACTCGTTGGCGGCAAGCTCGATGTCCAGCCGCAGCTCGAGCTCGATCATCCGGATGAGCTCGGGGATCGGCAGGCCCGCGGAGCGTCGCAGCCGCTCCAGGATCTCACCCGCGGCGCGCAGACGGGCCCGGCCCTGGGCGGTGATGCCGGAGACGAGCCGATAGTCGTCGGGCGCGGTCCGCAGGAAGTCGACGGCGTCGATGATCGACACGGCCTCGTCCGCTCCCCGTGATGAGCGCAGACGCTGGCGCACCTCGTCCGAGAGCGGGCTGAGGTCGGCGTCACGCGACGCGAGCGCCGTGGCCAGGTCGTGCAGTGCGGCCATATCGGCGAGGCCGACCGCGAAGCGGGGGCCGACGAGCAGCCGGATCAGGGCGGAGCCCGCCGTGGGGTCATGGATCACTCGCAGCATCGACACCACGTCGACGACCTCGGGGGTAGACAGCAGCCCTCCCAGACCCAGGATGCGATGCGGGATGTCACGGCGGGCGAGCGCCGACGCGAAGGTGTGCATGTGCCGCTTGGAGCGGAACAGGATGGCACCGGTGTGCGCCCGCGGTGCGCCGGACGCGGCATGCTCGGCCCGGCGCCGCGCGAACCACTCGGCGACGTGCTCTGCCTCATCGTCGACCGTATGCGGGAAGGCCACCTCGACCCGGCCGGTGCCGGCTCCGGGGCGCGACCGCAGTGCGGGGACGTCGAGGCCGGGTCGCGAGAGCGGCTCGAGGATGCGGTTGGCGACGTCGAGGATGCGTTCGTCGTTGCGCCAGCTGGTCATCAGGCTGTACGTCGTGGCCGACCCGGTCTTCGTGAACGCCCGGCCGAAGGCGTAGAGGTTGTCGGCGCTCGCCCCCGCCAGCCATAGATCGACTGGTGGGGGTCGCCGACCGCCATCACGGCGCTGTCGCGGAACAGCGCCGCGAGGAACCGTGTCTGGATCACCGAGGTGTCCTGATATTCGTCCAGCAGCACCACCCGATGCTGTTCCCGCAGCTCTGCGCGCACATCAGGGGCCGACTCGACGATGTCGAAGGCGCCGCCGACCTGATCGGCGAAGTCGAGCACGCCACGGCGCTCCTTCTCGGCGATGTAGTCGCGCACGAGCGCGACCAGCACCGGCATGCTCAGCAGGTTGAGTGCGGCGGCATCGACGGCGCCGTTGCTGCGATACGGCTCGAATGCGGCGGCCTGCTGCACGGCGATGCGCTCGACGGCATCGAGGTCGGCCCTGTGGTCGAGCACCTCTGCGGCGAGCCTCTGCACGGCGTCGATGACGGTGCCGAGCGCCCGGTCGATGTCTTCCAGCCCCGGCAGTTCGGCGCGCAGCACCACCGCACGGGCGATCAGCCATGACGCGGACTGGCTGAGCATCGCCGCTTCGGGGTCTCGGCCGATGCGTGCGGCATGCTCGCGGACGATGCCGTCGGCGAAGGCGTTGTAGGTCGACACCCGCGGCCGGATCAGCAGGTCCTCCGCGGAGCGCGGCGTGCGCGGGTCCCAGCCGGTGCCGATTCGCTCGGCGAGGGCGTCAAGCACCTGCGTGCGCACGGTGTCGCGCTGAGCCCCCGGGGCGGCGTCGTGCACGCGGCGCAGCGCATCCGACGCCACGAGCTCGGGCAGGTGCGGGAGCAGTCCGCGCCGCCCGAAGTGTCCGATGGTCTCCAACCGGGTGCCGATCCGCTCGCCGAGCTCACCCGCCGCCTTGCGTGTGAAGGTGAGACCGAGCACCTCGTCAGCGCGCACGTGCCCGTTGGCGACCAGCCAGACGACACGGCCGGACATGGTCTCGGTCTTACCGCTGCCGGCACCGGCGACCACCAGCGCGGGCTCGGGCGGCGCCTGGATGACTCGCTGCTGCTCCTCTGTGGGCACGGGCAGTCCGAGAGCGAGCGCGATGACCTCGGCGGAGATCAGCGATGGTGTCGGCCACGTGGAGCCAGCCGCTGTCTCCGGCGGGGCGGCGTTCGAAACGTCCGTGGTGTTCACGCGCTCACCGCCGGGACGGTGTGGATATGGCATGGCGTCACCCGCACCAACGTGTCGGCGCAGTGCGCCTCGACCTGTGCGGTGAAGCTGCTCGCAGCCATGCCACGACCCGCTTCGGCGACACGGTGCAGGAACGCCGCCCTGCCGTCGGCGTCGAGCGTGTGCTGATGCGCGACCCGGTACTCGGCCTTGCCGACGGTCTTGGAGACGATCACCAGGCGCGCACCGGTCAGCGCCGCGGCCGGTGCACCCTCGATGAGCCCCTGCTGCACAGCGACCTGGTAGGCGGCGAGCTGGGCATGCTCACGGACGTTGGCCTCGGTGTCCGGCTCGTACTTGCCGGTCTTCAGATCCACCACGACCACACGCTCGCCGCCGTCACCGTCGCCCATCCGGTCCCACTTCTGCCCGCGAGCCGCATCGTGCTCCCCGGCGCCGGCCGGATAGGCCTCCACGCGGTCGATGATCCCGCTGACCACCGCATGCGCCCTCACCTCGGCATGCGGTGCCCCCGCGTCCCGGGCATCCGAGAGCTCATTCACCACCTCCTCGGTCTGCAGGTCCACGGCGAAACGGAACTCCGCCTCGGCTGCCAGCATGCGACCGCCATCGCGTGCAGCCTCGCCGAGATAGGCATGCAGCCGCTGCACATACAGGTCGGCCCGCCGGCGCTCCTTCCGGCCGATCCAGGCCGTCTCGAAGTCGAGCTCCGGCCAGTGCTCGTCGACGATGGCGGACATCGCCTCGAGGTCGCCGTCGGGAACCCGCTCCATCGCCTCGTGCACGATGGTGCCGATGCCTGCAGAAGGCGGAGCGACTGCATCGCCGCCGAGGGCAGCGACCACCCAGTTCAGTCCGCACTCCTCGAAGGCCTCCATCCGCGAGGGCGACACCCTCACCGGGGCGGTGCTGAGATCGCGGAGCGGCGCCGTGCTCGACGGCGGCGCCACGCCGTACCAGTCGGCGGGCGCGGCCCCCGCCACCCCTGCTTCGGCGAGCAGCCGCAGCTGTCCGGCGGCGTGGTCCCGCTCGGCATCGTCGGAGGACAGGTTCAGCGTGCGACGATGCCTGGCGACCAGTCCGCGCAGGGTGAGTGGGTGCGCGAAGCGCTGCTCATCGTGCTCGACCGGCGGGGGCGCAGGCAGGAACGAGAAGAACGGGCTCGGCGACATGTCGTCGTCATCGACTGCCGAGACCACCAGTCGGGTCCGCGCACGGGAGATGGCACGCACGAACAGCCGCAGCTCGTCGTGCAGCGCCGCCCGGCGACGGTCGAGCACACCGGGGACCGCCTCCGGTGATCCGGTGCGTGAGGCAGCGAGCCATTCGGCCAAGCGCCAGGTCTCCAGCATCCCTCCGCGCAGCCGCACATTCGGCCACACTCCGTCCTGCACGCCGGCGACGACCACGGCCTCGAACTCCGCACCCAGCGCGCTCGCCGGCGTCATCAGCGTGACCAGCCCCGGGCGGTCGGGTGCGGAGAGCGTGTCCTCGGGCACCTCGCTGTCGAGTATGTCGCGGATGAACAGCGCCGGCTTCTCCTGCGGCGAGCGCTCCACGAATCGCTTGGCCGCGTCGAACAATGCGACCAGGCTGTCCAGGGATCGGGCGATCTCTGCACCTCCGGGCTGGTCGGCCGCTGCGCGCCACGCGGAGTGCAACGGCGTGCCGTCGAAGGCGCGAGCCCGATCCCATACCCGCCACAGCAGCTCATGGATGGTGTCCCCTGCGGACGCCGCATCGTGCAGCTGGGCGAGCGTCTCGGCGAACCGCTTGGCGGTGCGTGCCTCCGGAGCATCCACCCGGTCGAGCAGATGCGGGAACTGCATCCCCTCGCGCAGCAGTTCGCGCGCCGGCGTCGACCCGCCGTCGGAGAGCTCGACGTGCCGCAGCCTGGCTCTCAGGCGACGCAGCCCCACGGCATCCAGTCCGCCGAACGGCGAGACGAGCGCCTCGGCGAGCAGCCCGGTCTCCCGCTCTGCGGCGGGCGTGAGGCCCAGCCGAACGATCTCGACGATCGCGCGCACCGTTTCATCGCTGCCCAGTGGGCGCGGCACCCCGGCCGCACGGGTGGGCACCTCGCGGGCGGCCAGTTCGGCTTCGAGCGTGACGATCTGCCGGGTGTCGTGGGCGATGACCGCCATGTCGCTCCAGGCGATCCCGTCGGTGAGATGCCAATCGCGCAGAGTCGCGGCGATGCGGTCGATCTCCTCGTGCGGCGATGGCGCGACCAGGGTGCGTACGCCGTCGTCGGTCGTCTCTTTGGGGGGACGACGATGATCCACTCGCCCCGCCACGCCGATCGCCTGGGTGACGGTGCGCGTGAGGGCGGTGAGCGCCTCGCTCTGCCGGTGCGGGGCATCGAGCACGAGCACGTCGCCGAGCACCTGGGCGAGCTCGGCGAAGAGCTGCGGACTGGCACCGCGGAACACTCCGGACGAGATGTCGGGGTCGCCGAACGCGAGCACGGCGATTCCGCGTTCCCGCAGCGCGCGCACCAGGCGGATACCACCCCGGGTGAGCTCCTGCGCATCGTCGATCAGCACCGTTCGCAGGGCCGCGAGCGGACCCAGATCCGCGGCATCCGCTGTGCGCAGAATGGCAGTCGCCTCCGACAGCAGCTCGGGGATGTCGCGATGCGCCACCCGCATCCCCGCCATCACGTCACGGTACTCGTCGAGGAAGTCGGCGGCTGCTCGCCAGACCTCCCGCCCGGACTCCTCCAGCTCGCCCGGCCGCACGCCCAGCTCTGTGCATTCGGCGAGGAATGCGCGCAGCTCGGAGCGGAACCCCTTCGATGCGCGCACCACGGGGCTCAGCCCCTCCGGCCAACGACGGGTGCCGTCCTCGGCATCGCCGGCAAGCAGATCGGCGATGATGCGATCCTGGTCGGCGCCGGTCAGCAGCGCCGGCGGCTCCATCCCGTGCCGTACCGTCAGGCCGCGCACCAGCTGGAAGGCGAAGGACGCCAGTGAGCGCACCAGCGGCCCGGGTGTGGCCTGCATCACACGCACACCCACCCGGTCGCGCAGTGCCGTCGCCGCCTGCCGGCTCGGGGTGAGCACGAGCAGCTCCTCCGGACGCATCCCTGCTGTCAGCAGGTGCACGACACGGTCGACGAGCGCCGTCGTCTTGCCCGTTCCCGGTGCGCCGATGACCACTCCGGATGCCATCGCAGGAACGTGCACGACGGCGTGCTGGGCGGCATCCTCGATCATGACCTCAAGGCTAGCGACGCGCACCGACATCGCCGTCGCAGACGCCGCAGCACCAACCGCATCCTGTTGTGCGCCCAGGGCGAAATCACGTCCGAGGCCCGGCTTCACGCCGGTGCCAGCAGGTAGAGTTGCCGGTGTTCGCAGACACCTGAGGAGTACGAGTGGAAATCCGCATCGGCATCGTCAACACCGGTCGTGAGCTGAGCTTCGACACCGCCACCAGCGCCGACGAGGTGCGCGAGCAGGTCACCTCCGCTCTCGAGCAGAACGCCAGCCACCTGAGCTTCACCGACGCGAAGGGCAGCTCGTACATCGTCCCCACCGCGAACCTGGCCTACGTCGAACTCGGCTCGGAGGAGCTGCGCCGCGTCGGCTTCGTCGCCTGACATGTACATCCTGCTCGCACTGATCGCCGCCTGCTCACTCGGCATCGGGCTGCACTATCTGCTGCCCGCGCGCAGCCTGCGCGGAGTCGCGGTCACGCCGGCGATCGCCACGGCGGCAGCGGCGGCGATCTACACGATCCTGCAGTGGACGGGGGTGACCGAGAGCAGCGTCTGGCTGTGGGTCGCCAGTCTCGGCGGCGGGCTCCTGCTCGCCGCGCTCGCGACGATCGCGATCAGCGTGCTGCGCACCCGTCACGACGCCGCGGCCAGGCAGGCGCTCGGCATCTGACGCAGTCGACGACGCAGACGGATGCTATGAGGCGAGCCCCATCGCATCCATGCGTCGGGCGTGCGCGCCCATGAGCTCGGTGTAGACCGGCTCGATGCGCTTGTCGTCGGCATCCAGACGCCCCGGACGCAGCGCGTCGCGGCAGACCAGCAGTGTGTCGCCGACCAGACGGCGTCCCCGCATCGACAGCAGCGAACGCCATTCGCTGTCGCTCTCGATGGTCTGCTGGATTATCGAGACGATCTCGTCACCGGCATCCGGCTGGCGCAGGATCTCTGCGACCCGCTCGCCGGTCTCGCCGTAACTGGAGGCCAGCGCCAGGTAGAAGTCGTCCAGCATGCCTGCGGTGAGGTAGACCGCCAGCAGCGTCTCCTCCTGGCGTTCGCCGATCGTCTTGCGCCGGAAGTCGTCGAGGTTCTCGCGGAACGGCAGCATCACCTCCGTGGGATCCTCACCCTGATCGGCGATGACCTCGACGATGCCGCGGTGCTTGTCCAGCGCCGCACCCGCCGCGCGCGAGAGGGCTTCCTTCCGGGCGAGCTCGGCGGTGCCACGGATGCCGCGGCTGAGCGTCTCGAAGTATCCCAGCTGCAGATACGCGGCTTGCCCGAGGAAGCGATTCAGCTCGGGCGCCAGCTCGGCGAAGTCGACGCGCTGCGCACCCCCGTTGTCCCCACGACTGCGCAGCGTCAGGGTGCGCCGCTGAGGCTTGCGCTTCCAGAACCAGTTGACCACCCGCCCAGACTACTCGGAGCCGTCTGCTGTGCCGCAGACAGCACCTCCGCTAGGCTTGTGCTGTCCTGCCATCGGAGCAGGGCCCCGCGCCTGTGGCAGAAGTTGACGGCGTGGATCCGTTACGAGGCGCCGCTCGCGCATGGCAGACAGCCGCGCACGCGCCGGACAGGCAAAGACATACTGTGACTTCATTCGCTGATCTCGGAATCGATCAGGACATCCTCGATGCCCTCGCCGCGAAGGGCATCGTCGACGCGTTCCCCATCCAGGAGCAGACCATTCCCCTCGGCCTTCCCGGCCAGGACATCATCGGCCAGGCCAAGACCGGAACGGGAAAGACCTTCGGCTTCGGCATCCCGGTGGTGCAGCGACTGGGCCAGAATCCCGAGCCAGGCGTCAAGGCGCTCATCGTCGTGCCGACCCGCGAGCTCGCGGTGCAGGTGTACGAGGACATCGACATGCTCACCTCCAACCGCTCCACGAGCGTGGTCGCGATCTACGGCGGCAAGGCCTACGAGGGGCAGATCGACCAGCTCAAGGCCGGCGCGCAGATCGTGGTCGGCACCCCCGGTCGCCTGATCGACCTGGCCGGCCAGCGTCTGCTGGATCTGTCGAACGCGACGGAGGTCGTGCTGGACGAGGCCGACAAGATGCTGGATCTGGGCTTCCTCGCCGACATCGAGAAGATCTTCTCCAAGGTGCCGCCGGTGCGTCACACCCAGCTGTTCTCGGCGACCATGCCCGGACCGATCGTCGCCCTGGCGCGTCGGTTCATGAACAACCCGATCCACATCCGTGCCAACGATCCCGACGAGGGTCTGACCCAGGCGAACATCAAGCACATCGTCTACCGGGCGCACTCGCTGGACAAGGACGAGATCATCGCCCGCATCCTGCAGGCCGAGGGCCGCGGCAAGACCGTGATCTTCACCCGCACCAAGCGCGCGGCGCAGCGACTGGTCGACGAGCTCGGCGACCGCGGCTTCAACGTCGGCGGTGTGCACGGCGACATGGGCCAGGAGCAGCGCGAGCGCTCGATGGCCGCGTTCAAGGCCGGCAAGCGCGATGTGCTCGTGGCCACCGACGTCGCCGCCCGCGGCATCGACGTCGACGATGTGACACACGTGATCAACCACACGATCCCCGACGAGGACAAGACGTACCTGCACCGTGCCGGTCGTACGGGTCGCGCGGGCAAGACTGGCATCGCCGTCACGTTCGTCGACTGGGAGGACCTGCACAAGTGGGCCCTGATCAACCGCGCGCTGGACTTCGGTCAGCCCGAGCCCGTCGAGACCTACTCCTCCAGCCCGCACCTGTACAGCGACCTGAACATCCCGGAGGGCACCAAGGGTCGCCTGGTGACCGCCCCCAAGGCGGAGAAGTCGTCCTCTGAGCGGCGTCAGCGTCAGCCGCAGAAGGCGGCGGATGCCGCGGCCGAGGGCACCGATGAGGGGACCACCCGTCGTCGGCGTCGTCGCCGTCGGGGCTCCGAGGCCGAGAAGGTCGGTGCGACGTTCACCGAGGGCGCGGAGCAGCAGGCATCCGCTTCCGCCGACGGCGCTGCCGCCGAGCGCGACGCGGAGGGAGCGGGCACGCACGACGGCGATGCCACCCGCGAGCACCGCGACGGCAAGCCCGCCCCGCAGCGCCGCCGTCGTCGCCGCCGCTCGGGCGGTGCCGCCCCCACCGGGGCCTGATCCGTCGAGGGGCTCGCCGATGCGGGCCCCTCACCTGTTTCACCCCGCTCACGTGTCACAACACGCCGCAACACCCCACCACGTCACCGCGTGTCGCGCCACCCGAACGGACGGATGCAGCACCGTGCGCCGTAGGAGCGCCAAGAGCCTCGAGGTGTCACGGCCTCCGCAGCTCAGGGCCCCCGCAGCTCACGGCGTCCGCAGCTCAGGGCGTCCGCGGCTCCGAGCCGGTCGCGCGCTCGATGATGCGGGAGACCATCTCGTCGGAGGTGGTGTTCTCGCCGGGAAGATTCGGCTTGCCCGCCCCGTGGTAGTCACTCGACCCGGTGACGATCAG
Above is a window of Microbacterium suwonense DNA encoding:
- a CDS encoding ATP-dependent DNA helicase, with protein sequence MTSWRNDERILDVANRILEPLSRPGLDVPALRSRPGAGTGRVEVAFPHTVDDEAEHVAEWFARRRAEHAASGAPRAHTGAILFRSKRHMHTFASALARRDIPHRILGLGGLLSTPEVVDVVSMLRVIHDPTAGSALIRLLVGPRFAVGLADMAALHDLATALASRDADLSPLSDEVRQRLRSSRGADEAVSIIDAVDFLRTAPDDYRLVSGITAQGRARLRAAGEILERLRRSAGLPIPELIRMIELELRLDIELAANESRGPARVAATQLRAFTDEVRAFLSADDRGTIASLLAWLDKAESTDELMPRPEPPEPGVVQLLTIHGSKGLEWDAVSVVRLVEDELPGRISDTSGWFGFGVVPFALRGDRDALPEFRWDPQAEMDAAGGDPAARHKAALSALAAGVTKAFPHGGALRRFRDEYRDYQKQEERRLAYVAVTRARRDLLLSGAHWAGQVKPRKASPYLQDAIEVLGLDEIGSVDPDENPYDGPGLTASWPLDPLGGRRRRVMAAADAVRAAMAAAGPPVPSPQLERLLIERAERLRGAGAEAPTRVPASRFKDWVTDYRGTLRDLGRPMPERPYTQTRIGTLFHAWVEHRSGLVGAGSAAESALWEIDEDADAGAETVPMGGANAGDEVALASLREIFERSEWAQLQPIAVEIEIDFSFAEGHIVICKLDAVYRREDRGGRIEIVDWKTGRAPRTAREREERMLQLALYRLAYHRRFGVPLEQIDVALFYVADDLVIRDDRVYSEAELVQRWSAARAAR
- a CDS encoding UvrD-helicase domain-containing protein, which translates into the protein MPYPHRPGGERVNTTDVSNAAPPETAAGSTWPTPSLISAEVIALALGLPVPTEEQQRVIQAPPEPALVVAGAGSGKTETMSGRVVWLVANGHVRADEVLGLTFTRKAAGELGERIGTRLETIGHFGRRGLLPHLPELVASDALRRVHDAAPGAQRDTVRTQVLDALAERIGTGWDPRTPRSAEDLLIRPRVSTYNAFADGIVREHAARIGRDPEAAMLSQSASWLIARAVVLRAELPGLEDIDRALGTVIDAVQRLAAEVLDHRADLDAVERIAVQQAAAFEPYRSNGAVDAAALNLLSMPVLVALVRDYIAEKERRGVLDFADQVGGAFDIVESAPDVRAELREQHRVVLLDEYQDTSVIQTRFLAALFRDSAVMAVGDPHQSIYGWRGRAPTTSTPSAGRSRRPGRPRRTA
- a CDS encoding ATP-dependent helicase, with amino-acid sequence MIEDAAQHAVVHVPAMASGVVIGAPGTGKTTALVDRVVHLLTAGMRPEELLVLTPSRQAATALRDRVGVRVMQATPGPLVRSLASFAFQLVRGLTVRHGMEPPALLTGADQDRIIADLLAGDAEDGTRRWPEGLSPVVRASKGFRSELRAFLAECTELGVRPGELEESGREVWRAAADFLDEYRDVMAGMRVAHRDIPELLSEATAILRTADAADLGPLAALRTVLIDDAQELTRGGIRLVRALRERGIAVLAFGDPDISSGVFRGASPQLFAELAQVLGDVLVLDAPHRQSEALTALTRTVTQAIGVAGRVDHRRPPKETTDDGVRTLVAPSPHEEIDRIAATLRDWHLTDGIAWSDMAVIAHDTRQIVTLEAELAAREVPTRAAGVPRPLGSDETVRAIVEIVRLGLTPAAERETGLLAEALVSPFGGLDAVGLRRLRARLRHVELSDGGSTPARELLREGMQFPHLLDRVDAPEARTAKRFAETLAQLHDAASAGDTIHELLWRVWDRARAFDGTPLHSAWRAAADQPGGAEIARSLDSLVALFDAAKRFVERSPQEKPALFIRDILDSEVPEDTLSAPDRPGLVTLMTPASALGAEFEAVVVAGVQDGVWPNVRLRGGMLETWRLAEWLAASRTGSPEAVPGVLDRRRAALHDELRLFVRAISRARTRLVVSAVDDDDMSPSPFFSFLPAPPPVEHDEQRFAHPLTLRGLVARHRRTLNLSSDDAERDHAAGQLRLLAEAGVAGAAPADWYGVAPPSSTAPLRDLSTAPVRVSPSRMEAFEECGLNWVVAALGGDAVAPPSAGIGTIVHEAMERVPDGDLEAMSAIVDEHWPELDFETAWIGRKERRRADLYVQRLHAYLGEAARDGGRMLAAEAEFRFAVDLQTEEVVNELSDARDAGAPHAEVRAHAVVSGIIDRVEAYPAGAGEHDAARGQKWDRMGDGDGGERVVVVDLKTGKYEPDTEANVREHAQLAAYQVAVQQGLIEGAPAAALTGARLVIVSKTVGKAEYRVAHQHTLDADGRAAFLHRVAEAGRGMAASSFTAQVEAHCADTLVRVTPCHIHTVPAVSA
- a CDS encoding DUF3107 domain-containing protein, yielding MEIRIGIVNTGRELSFDTATSADEVREQVTSALEQNASHLSFTDAKGSSYIVPTANLAYVELGSEELRRVGFVA
- a CDS encoding ferritin-like fold-containing protein, yielding MVNWFWKRKPQRRTLTLRSRGDNGGAQRVDFAELAPELNRFLGQAAYLQLGYFETLSRGIRGTAELARKEALSRAAGAALDKHRGIVEVIADQGEDPTEVMLPFRENLDDFRRKTIGERQEETLLAVYLTAGMLDDFYLALASSYGETGERVAEILRQPDAGDEIVSIIQQTIESDSEWRSLLSMRGRRLVGDTLLVCRDALRPGRLDADDKRIEPVYTELMGAHARRMDAMGLAS
- a CDS encoding DEAD/DEAH box helicase, yielding MTSFADLGIDQDILDALAAKGIVDAFPIQEQTIPLGLPGQDIIGQAKTGTGKTFGFGIPVVQRLGQNPEPGVKALIVVPTRELAVQVYEDIDMLTSNRSTSVVAIYGGKAYEGQIDQLKAGAQIVVGTPGRLIDLAGQRLLDLSNATEVVLDEADKMLDLGFLADIEKIFSKVPPVRHTQLFSATMPGPIVALARRFMNNPIHIRANDPDEGLTQANIKHIVYRAHSLDKDEIIARILQAEGRGKTVIFTRTKRAAQRLVDELGDRGFNVGGVHGDMGQEQRERSMAAFKAGKRDVLVATDVAARGIDVDDVTHVINHTIPDEDKTYLHRAGRTGRAGKTGIAVTFVDWEDLHKWALINRALDFGQPEPVETYSSSPHLYSDLNIPEGTKGRLVTAPKAEKSSSERRQRQPQKAADAAAEGTDEGTTRRRRRRRRGSEAEKVGATFTEGAEQQASASADGAAAERDAEGAGTHDGDATREHRDGKPAPQRRRRRRRSGGAAPTGA